atgattaactagtgttggaatttaaggcatgtgccaccatgactagctctgttcccagtgtggtcttgaactcacagagatccagatgtatccctgcctcccgagtgataagattaaaggcatgtgctaccattgcttgacctctatgtttattatagtggctgggtttttcctctgatcttcagataaactttattagggtgcacagtattttgggaaacacaatatatcatcacaggtGGCCTAAGGTTAGGCAGGTTTGCCTGTATGTTACCAGTCCTGGCAAAGACTTccttgactctccatgggaggccttaccctctctgaggagtggataggggtcggggagaaggggaaagatggagaaggggaggaagggggaactgtggttggtacgtaaaatgaaaaaaacaacaacaacaacaaaaaaaaagagtcctggCAAAAACTGGACACTGAACCGGTAGAGAGCGTCTTTGCTGGCAAGACTCTGTGCATACTATCATGTACCCATCAGTCTGGGGCAATCTCTTTCCTAACTCTTCTGGACAGAACAGAAGTGTCacactggctgctgctctgaaCTATCCTTTGAGCTTTTTTTGCCCTtggcttatttattttgtattctttcCCTGTGAGGAATTATAAGCATGAATACCACAGCTTGCAGGGATGCCATGAATCTCTCTAATGGGTTACTGAAGTGAGGCTCCAGAACACCCTCCCCCAGCACTCTCATGTCGTGCCTTGCAATCAGTGTCAGAAGTGAGAGCAGTTGGAAGAGAAGGACAACACTGTGGACTGGCTTCCCTGTGACTTCCCAGATGGCTGACTCCATTGAGTGACTTTGTGTGTATGAGTCAGAGCCTCCACTACCTGTGATGTTCAAGCTCTCTGTCCTTTCCTAAGTCACTctattacaaaatttaaaatttttaaaatgcttaaaaatCACTTCAGAAAAGGAGCTGTGTAGGGTATTTTATTCATCTCAGGATACCCATTCCACCTACCCTCAAACAAAATTAGTTTTCTATTTACTGGCATGACCCTCAGATGAACTTCCTGGAAACTAGGAACTGAAGACCCCATCCCTGCCTACACCAGCTACACAGCCCTTTGAGTAGTTCCCAGAAGTTTATCACTAACATTTTGGTTCTGTCCCCATAGATGGGACTTTAGAATATGGTGTGGACTTCCAAATGTTCTGTGACTTTTGAAAATTGGCTCAATGTTTTCACTTCCTGTGAAAAGTGTGATAACAAATTCAAAATTATTGAACTCAGGATTTTAGAGCCACCCTCTCAAAAGCTTTCTCTGGCATATTGCATATTAATCATCCCTGTGCTCTTTACAGGCCACAGAAAGACCCTGTAATATGCCTAAACCAGTTCTGTTTGATGTTGACAATAATGCCAAGCGGGACAGATGGAAGGTAAACTTGCTTATTGTTACTGACAAGAAGACAATAGGCTTAGTTTCTCGGTGAATGGCTATCCagttttttgaagttttttttctcattattgttGCCAAGATTGGCACTGTACTCACCACaatcatgcctcagcctcccagtggcTGGAATTACACATATGGGTCACCTGTCCCATGATCTTTGAAGTCGTGATGTACCTCTATTGAATCAAAGGCTCTGTTCTTTATTGCATAGTGGTGTTTATTAGCATAGTATGTTTCtcaaattacttattttaaaagccaaaggTCTTGTCATCCACAGGAAACTGCCaggcagagccatgcggatctGGTGTCCAGTCTGAGTCCCTCATCTAAAGCTTCTAGCCAGGGAAAGTGTGGAGCCGATGAAAAAGTCCAGGTGTCTAAGGACATTGTGGTGACCTCTGAAGATGGCATCACGAAGATTGTGTTCAATCGACCCACCAAAAAGAATGCCATAACTTTACAGGTGATGCTGCTGCCCAGGACACggacacatttttctttcttctatttctttcatttatgCAACTGTAGAATTTCGGCCTTATTCCTATTTTTGTGGAAGGGGATTAAAGTGTTTGCTTAACTCAGTGGAGCTGGGAATTGTTTAGAACTTGAGAGTTTCCAGTAGATTCTATATATCCAGAAGACTATGAAGCTTTGCTATGAATGGAAGCAGAAAAGAGTTAAATCAGTCTAAATGAAAGAGCATTGATAGAAGATGCAGAGTCTGGGAAGCCATAACTAATGCAGAGGCTGGATTTATGAGACTCTGTGCTGGGATCCAAGGGCACTGGCCTTGAACATTTCTGAAAATCTTGCTGTAGTTTTAGTGTGTTTTCAAAATtggtttaaattttactttaataagATTCAATGTGGGTTAGAGTTATGAGGAGGGTGGGTATTTCTAAAGACACTGGAAAAATAGAAGCATGTACTTAATACACGAATAATGATGTGACTGTTCCCCTCAAGGCAGGGGACAGGAAATAATTCCTGAGAATTACAGCAAGAGAGACATGGCAGCCAGGTGACTAGCTAGAGCCAGGGCCAGGAGAGAGATGGGTCAATTTAGATTCTCCTGCTTATCAGCTGTAAGAACTTACCAAGTTACTTCTCAACTTTCTCTACTCTTTTGTTAAATAGTGGTGATAAGGTCCTTGCAAACAAATATAAATCTCTATGCAGGAAGTCCTGAGTCTTGCATATTGTAGTGTGTAGCTATAACTACCCTGCCTACACAGAAGTGTCTCAGGGCAAACATGCAGGAAGTTCTCAGAATTAGGTGCCTTATCCATTGGAAAGCACATGAACAACTTCACAAGATTCTTAAGGCTCCAAATGAGCATGCTGTCCCACATTACAGATGGCAGCCTTGATCCCCAGTTCACCTCCAAGCATCTGATAAATCCTTGTAACCAGGGGGAGGGGCTCAAGTGATTAACTTATTATCAGTGTAGTTCAAGCAGAAATTTCAAATTGCCCTGTGAAGCAGTTCATTAAAATAGGGCTATTATTGCTCTGCTGAAGATTCCTCCCCTcacttcccccctcccctcccctcctctcccctctctactCCCTCTTTTTGTATgaaattttctcttcttcccccactTCTTGTACACAATTAGGGTTCACACGGATAGAAAAGCACAGAAGGCAGCAACATGAAGACACTCTGGGGAGGTTTATCTCCCATTAGGGGGACCTCCTGCACAGAGATTTATATTTGTTTGCAAGGACCTTATCACCATTATTTAACAAAAGAGTAGAGAAAGTTGAGAAGTAACTTGGTAAGTTCTTACAGCTGATAAGCAGGAGAATCTAAATTGACCCATCTCTCTCCTGGCCCTGGCTCTAGCTAGTCACCTGGCTGCCATGTCTCTCTTGCTGTAATTCTCAGGAATTATTTCCTGTCCCCTGCCTTGAGGGGAACAGTCACATCATTATTCGTGTATTAAGTACATGCTTCTATTTTTCCAGTGTCTTTAGAAATACCCACCCTCCTCATAACTCTAACCCACATTGAATcttattaaagtaaaatttaaaccaATTTTGAAAACACACTAAAACTACAGCAAGATTTTCAGAAATGTTCAGGGCCCTTGGATCCCAGCACAGAGTCTCATAAATCCAGCCTCTGCGTTAGTTATCACTTCCCAGACTGCCCAGGACACTTCTCCTTCCTTGAAGCTCCAGCTGAGATGCTGTTTTAGGGACAGTTTTCTCAGCCACCTTCCCTCTCACCTGCTGCAGCAACCTCAACAGTTCCTGCAAGCTGTGTGCTAcctcttccctgcccccaccccatccctgttgGGCACAGTAACTGTCCAGCTGCATGGCACCAGGTCTGTGTCTCTCTTGTTCGCTTTTGGACACAGTGGCTGCTTGGTGCATCTGCCACAGCACCTGTACATCATGTGCATCCAGCGGTTGTTAGAGGAGCAGAAATCCTCTCAGGCAGCCTCTTTTTTGGTATCAAAATATAATCTTTATAGAATGCTTAGCACTGTGTTGAGAGGAGTCTTTCAAACTGATACAGTGGCCCAGTCCCCTGGATGGTGgatctcattttcatttttttttaacctgcctTTTCATTCACATAGATGTATCAAGACATTAAGCTTGCACTTAAAAATGCCAGCACCGATAACTCAGCCATAACTGTTTTCACAGGTAAGACTTTCTCAGATGCAATTTCTGTTTAGAGAATCTCTTAGTGTATAGGGAATTGAGTGATAATGCTTGGAGGTCTTTTCCAGTATGCAGTGGACTAATTTATAAATATACCATAATATCATGGACATAGGACAAATATTCTTTGATAATGATTCATGATCGATCGTATGTCCCAACCTGACTGGTACAGTAAAGTTTATGTGTCTGTCACAAGAGTCagggcagaaaacaactcagcaGTCCAAAAATGGATGAATAGAAAGCTTTTATCTATCCACAGATTCTGctcaacaatgaaaagaaataaaagtctgATACACACAAGCATGTAGAGGAGTCTTTAAAACAAGATTCatcaaaagcaataaaataagaGTACATGATGTTTGGTCCAACTCATGAGTTCTACAGTATTGGACAGAAGTCCTACTCTGTTGATGGAGTCTGAAAGTAACTTCATTAGGCCAGCTGGCATGGCAGGGTAGAAAGAGCATCTGGAACATTCTGAGGTGTCAGTACCATAGCCCCTCGTAACTGAGTGCTCCTTCCTGTGGTTTTGCACCCCAAACTTTATGTTACATGTCATCACCCTTGGTCTAGAAATAAGTAGAAGTGTCTAGAAAAATAacagtatattttaaataactcTTACATAGTACAATGTTGTTATTAAAGTTGGTTACTGTAAATACCTTACCTAATCTAGATATTGAACTTAGTCACAGGTATGTGCATATAGTCACTCTCAGCATCTTCTGGGAATTAGTTCCATGACTCCCATCAATATAGAACTTTTCACACTCATGTTCCCTATATAAAATCATGTGCTACTTGCATAGAAGGCCCATACATCCCAAGGATCTGAATCCCCTCTGGGTGTCTTATTAGGCCTAACACAGAATGATACTATGTCAATACTGATTACATTATTTAGGAATGAACAGTCATGAGAGAAAAAGCCTGTGACTATTCAgtacagatgatttttttttcctcaaatattttcTGTTGGTTGAATCCACAGATGTAAAACCTGAGGGTATGAAGGATCAACTGGAAAGGAGAAAACACAATACATACTGTAGAGCCTGGTACCATCCCCATGTTTCAGGGATTTTTGGACCATCTTGGAATGTATCCCCTGAGCATAAAGGGGAAACACTGTGTCTTCTTTTGGCCTGGGATCACTCCTGTATTTTACAGTTATCAAAACTATTTAAGGGTGCTAGGGAAGTAGCCTgagatagagtgcttgcctatcatgcaggaagtcctgggtttgatccccagcatgggCACTGTGACACAGGACTTCAATACTGACAATCAATGGGTAGGGGCAAGAAATCAGCAGcccagggtcatcctcagctacatggagagttttgaggccaacctgggctacttcagatcctgtctcaaaacaaaactcattAAGAAGTATCCATTTCATTGTAGGCAAACTATACTTTAATAAACACACTCCTTCAGTGGCTCTTAACATAGAGACAGTGGCTCTTATTGTAATCTAGACAGCCCACAGAGTCTGGCTTCTCATCTTGACTATACCAGCTCCCCCTGCACCCTGTTTTTTCTTTGCTTCAGCCCTGGGGGCTCTTCTTACAGTCTTACAGTTGTATAGACCCTGGAGACCTCAGACACAGAACCTCATCTGTCCTGTTGCGTCTCTGCTAGTCTTGCCTGCTCTTCAGCTCTCAGTCCAGCTGTCCCTTCCTGAGTGAGCTCCACCCTGAACACCCCAATAGACCAACCCTGTTTTGTAGTCAGACCACATGTCCACCTGTCATGTTATAGTCACACCATCTGTATTTAGTTATGTTCTTGCTAGTCCCTAGTGTGTAAATGAGGCTCCCTAGTCTGCTACTACTACCTGGCTGAGCCCTGCACACAGCAGATACACAGTAGCTCTAGAGTGAGTAGATACATCACCATGAACCATGACTCTTGATTGACTGTTCACAGGAACTGGTGACTACTACTGCAGTGGGAATGATCTTACTAACTTGATTGATGCCACCGGTGAAATACAGGAGGTAGCTATAAAGACTGCTATGGCACTGAGGTAAGATTGACATGTGTCTGATCCCAAtggattcattctttttttccccactttcCCATATGTGCTCATGATGTGCTTGTTAGTGTAcatgttttgcatgtgtgtaggcCTAGGTGTTTGtgggtatgtatatgcatatggtTGTTGAGTCCTAGGTAGACATTGGAATCATCTTTGATtgcttttcctatttatttagaCACATTCTCTCAAAATACAGAGCTCACTCACGTGGCTAgccttgctagccagcttgctctaggtTCCCACCTCCACCTTCTCAGGCCAGAATTACAAGCAGGCCTCCACACCCGTCCAGCACttgtgtgggctctggggatcccaATGTCACTCCAGTTCTCATACTTGATTGACAGATGTTTTAAATGATGAGTCATTTCCTCATTCTCCCAAGAGGGTTCATTCTTAACACATCAGTAAAATGCCCACTTGTCTGTGCCGATGCGCTTACTTGTGATTCCCGGTCAGATCCCGCTCTTCCTCCTGTCCTCTACATGAGGTTGACTGGAAAGTGTGAGGTgagaaagaggcagagggagTCTGAGTTCTTGTGCAGCAGCAGGGTGAATGGACAGTGCCTGTGAGTGCTGGCTGTACTCGGGAAGTAGTCTTGAAAGGTGCTGAAGGAGGTTTGAGGCTTCGGCTTCCTATCCCAGTTCTGCTGAGTCTCTCCATCCCCCTGTGCTGTAATATGCAGTCACGCACCTAGTCCCCCACTATGGTCTCTCAGGTCACAGATGGCCCACTCCTGAACTCACTGCTCAGAAAAGAGTGTGAATCAGGCTCAGCTTGTAGGAGTCCTGGTCTGACCTTCCATTAGGCCCCATATACAAGGACCTTGGTTTAGTCTGGGAAGGTGACCCTTTAGGGTGGTGTCAGCTTTAATTTATATAATCCTTTCTATGGTCAGGTAGTGCTACTTTGAAATATGTAATGCTTTCCTATTTCCATTTCTGTAGGGAATTTGTAAGCTGTTTTATAGACTTTCCCAAGCCTCTGGTTGCAGTAGTAAATGGCCCAGCTGTGGGAATTGCTGTCACTCTTCTGGGACTATTTGATGCTGTCTATGCATCTGACAAGGTAAGTCTCTTCTCGGCTAATCAGTAAGCTCCTGTGATTCTCCTTTACAGTGACTAGAACTAAACATATTATGGGCTAATGAGTTAATGgttgtactggttagtttttatcaacttgacacaaactggagtcacgtgggaagagggaaactcagCTGGGGAATTGCCTCCATTGGATTGTCCTGTGGGCTTGTCTacagaatattttcttgattaaggattGAAGTGGGAGGTCTCAGACTGCTATAGATGGTGCCACCCATCAAATGTGGCTCTGGGTTGTATTAGAAAGCAGGCCCAGCAAGTCATAGTGAGCCAGCCAGGAAGCACTGTTCCGCCGTGgtgcctgccttggcttccctcaagaatggactgtaacctgtaagccaagcaATTCCTTCTCTCCATGTGGCTTCTGgtcagtgtcttatcacagcaacagaaagcaagccaAGACAGTGGTAGGATGCAGTAATTTAGATCGTTCATAAAGACTTAGTCTCACTTGACAGATTATGTTTTTCCTTGATTGTTCATTGATTTTCTTAAACACATACATTATTGTAAACATTACCCCAACTCTGGTGGTTCTGTATTTTAACCAGAGTTtaatatttattcaatttttattttcaatattaccTCCAAATGCTCAGGACATGATTGAAAACTTGAAGGAGAGGTGGTAACCTCTGTGGAGGTTGCTTGATCCTCTTTTCTTAGTTCAGGAAGTCCAGTATTTAGGCTTCGAAAATGAGAAGGGACTGTGATCATTCACTACCCTCCCTCTATTGCATACTAGAAAACTAAAGCCTCGAGCAGTCCTGAGTCCACAACACAGTTCAGACTTGTGTTCACCACTGTAtttaatacttttaatttttattcttactGCACTGTCTCTCTGTGGTGGCCAAAAATGAAATAACTTGATCAGATGCAAAATACAAAGAAGAagatttaagtttaaaaaactgAGAGTAAGGTTGTGATCAGTAATGGAGCATTTATTACCTAATGTGAGCAAGGCTCTGCATTGGTTCCCCAGCAACatcaggagggaaggagggagggaaggagggagggagggaaaggaggaaggaaaggaaccaTTTTGTTGGGTGGGGGTAATGTGACTGAAGGGTTATGTAGCAGATACATAGGGCTAAAGGATCTAATGTACAGTATGTAGATTATAGTTAATAATAGTGGGCTACATCCAGAAAGTTTGCCAACTGAGTAGATGTATTATAGTTGCCCCTGGCTGGCGTGTGACTATGTGAGTTAAGTTAAAGAAACTGTTTGACTATATGTATCTCATAGTAACATGTCTAGCTGTAAATACATATTGTGAAATTTATTATTTGGGGAAAAAATCACTCAGATGGAAACCAATGCCAGCATTTGGTTTCTATACCTTAGCAAATCTCACCAGTCCCTGGCTGCTGAAACCCTAGGCTGTTTCTGAGTTTTGTTATTGTAAACACAGATGTGATGACAGTTATCTTAGGGATTACCCCAGAATTATAGACCAGTAGCAGGTTATTCTGGTGTCTTCTCCTTAGGAAGTGCCAAAGTTTCCTGGTGAGCCACTGAAGAGATTCCCTTGGTTTTTATTGACTTCATAAACAAATACTGTATTGAACAAGGGGCTCACATTCAACCCTATTAAAACACCCATCACTATGCTGTGCTCTGTGATGGGTACCGGTCTTAAATACTAGCGACTAAAAATGCTAGTAGCATCTCTTATCAGCAAATGCACtgtttccatgtgaattttaaaTTTGTTCAAATAAATGTTTGCATGCTAACAGTGTGCTGGCTACTCTGTTAAtacacattatacatatatacatttcacACAATACACACAGCAGCCCTATGAGGTCATACTAGGTTTACAGATAGAGGAAACTGTCATAGGGAGGGTAAGGGACTGTCCCAAAGCTTTTAAACACTCCATTGCTAGACCCTCAGCCCTTAACTGCATCCACCATTCCATCTCTGGAAATGAGCAATGTAATAACTGCTCCTTGCCAAGTTTGTATGTACCTGTTTATGGTTCCTTAATTGTGGCTGCTTTTCTGATTATATTCTTGAAGCTACGTTGACtgattatattcttaaaggacGTTTTCTTGTCCAAGGTCTCTAGGGTGAAAAGAAATGTGACATTAATAAgagtattttatgtttttgtttgtatgtagcATATATCATATGTTCTCACAAATATGCTTCAAAATAACTACTATGTCTTACTATTGGAAATTAAGCATTTGTCTACTTATATCAGTGATTctctttgtaaatatttattattcatcAAACATCAAAGCATATATAAATAGATGAGTATGTTTGcttatacctataatcccagcacatggaaagctgaggtaggaagattatcatgagttcaaggccagcctatctGAGTTAtagaataagaccctgtctcacaaaattttttcttaagtatagaaaaaaatgaacatatttATAAAGCAATTGATCAAGAATCTAGTGTAAAAATTGGCAGTGAGgagaaataaataacacacaaaaaatgaaacGTAATGGCTCCTCAAACCATGAGAGAGAgtattaaagagagagagagagagagagagagagagagagagagagagagagagagagagagctctgaggAATGGGCAAGACAACTTATCAAGCAAAGCATTTGTCGCTGAGTATGATGATGGCCTAAGTTCAAAACCTgagtgaaggagagaaccaactccaacaaaccatcctctggccttcatacacacacacacacacacacacagagagagagagagagagagagagagagagagagagagagagagagagagagagagagattgattcattgattgattgattgattgattgattgctagatgatagatagatgtaaTAAATTTGAAATGGATGGAGATGTGGGTATAATGATGTGTGGGAGTAATCCTAGTAGTTAGGAAGTAGAGAGGATAGAGGGAGGTCAGGAGTTGGTCATCTTCGGCTACATAGCACATTGAAGTCCACCCTGAGCTACACGAGACCCCTTCCTACACCCTTCCTCACAACTGGCCTTCCATACACAGAAAACAAGGGCAGCAGGTTATGATGGCTCATGcatataatcccagaacttttctgggaggctgaggcaagagatctgctttaagtttgaggccagcctgtgctacattaCAAgaccctttatttttatttaaaagtaaagatAAGCCACAGACACTGACCAGTAAACATTCTTTGCATGATATTCACTGTAATCTTGTCCATAAAGAATTCTTACAATTCAAAAATAaggcaaataatttaaaaataacggGAAACATGTTAGCAGTTACTTCACCAAAGATGATATGCTCATGGCTATTAAGTATGCAGAAAGATTCTCAACATTATTATTCATAAAAGACATATAAACTGAAAACATAAGGTACTACCGTGCATGTAGTGTCTGGATTAGGCTACAAGGACTTCTGGTGACGCTTAACAAGGACATGGAGCAGGTGGTGCTCTCCTACCTCAATGTGGGATGTTGATGTCACAGACCCTCTGGGGAAGAGGTCAGCATCTTCTTTAAGATAAACATATACTTTTCTCACAACTAGTGATTCCACTCAGAGGTAGTTACCCATGAGAATTGAAAGTGTACACAAATATTCACAACTACTTTGATAGACTTAATCGAAAAAGATTAGTTTTTCCGGCTTCATTGAGGTATTATTGACAAGTGGAAATTGTATTATTATGTCAAGCAGGTCTATGGTTCTTGACTGAACCTACTGATAATAACCACAACAATGGAAACAGTgcatgtagatttaaaaaaatgatgacacaaccacacagcaacagaaacaacacaACAAAGGTGCTACCAGTATGCAGTGCAGGGGTGACTCCCAAACCTGACACTAAGTAATGGGGAGCAGCATTGTATCTAGGATTCCATGTGTGTGATGTTCTAAAAGAGGCAAGACACCAGGGGCAGAGAGCAGATAGTGATGCATGGGGATTGCCCACAGGGACCATATGGGAACTTTGAGGATTGTAGATATGTACTGAACTTGAGGATGGCtatataattttctcttttaaaaaatccattgaTAACACACTATAAGTGAATTGTATATGTATAGAATAACACAAATATTAGTTTAAATATCTTCATTCACAATAGTGAACTACCACAgataagagcattggctgttcttctagaggatctaGGTTCGATTCTTAACactcacatggtgcctcacaactatctataactccagtcacAGGGAATATGACACCTTTTGCCTCCATGGtcactgcacatatgtggtgcacagaagtacatgcaggcaaaacagccgtgaacataaataaaaataaaatgaagggtaaaaaaaaaagaacagtgagaTGGGCATAGTAATATATACCTGTAATTTTagtacttgagaggctaaggTAGGAATAGTgagatctaggccagcctgagctacagagcaagactatctgaaacagagagagagagagggagagagagagagagagagagagagagagagagagagagagagagagaagaggaggggaggaagggagggagggagagagagagagagaattataaagttaaaatagtaatttttaaatgcttttcttttctccccccatCCCAACCAGGCAACATTTCATACTCCATTCAGCCACCTCGGCCAGGGCCCAGAAGCATGCTCCTCCTACACTTTTCCAAAGATAATGGGCTCAGCAAAGGTAACTTAGAAAA
This sequence is a window from Peromyscus eremicus chromosome 5, PerEre_H2_v1, whole genome shotgun sequence. Protein-coding genes within it:
- the LOC131911219 gene encoding enoyl-CoA delta isomerase 2-like is translated as MSEATERPCNMPKPVLFDVDNNAKRDRWKETARQSHADLVSSLSPSSKASSQGKCGADEKVQVSKDIVVTSEDGITKIVFNRPTKKNAITLQMYQDIKLALKNASTDNSAITVFTGTGDYYCSGNDLTNLIDATGEIQEVAIKTAMALREFVSCFIDFPKPLVAVVNGPAVGIAVTLLGLFDAVYASDKATFHTPFSHLGQGPEACSSYTFPKIMGSAKATEMLLFGKKLTAREAWAQGLVTEVFPESTFENEVWTRLKAYAKLSPNAMKISKELMRKNEKQNLHDVNAVECAVIPERMASEEYSNALMNFMSRKAKL